A region of Carassius auratus strain Wakin chromosome 41, ASM336829v1, whole genome shotgun sequence DNA encodes the following proteins:
- the LOC113059964 gene encoding cell division cycle-associated protein 3-like, protein MGASESKVSVASTPKVEPSQRPRARRVASLADPRSPSCAIDRTPIQVGVAYSPLPVVESVGAAFVDPRSPTPGVTRTPIKVTVTSLARRLSTFFLNDIKSGSDSVSSLPSVSFTKHPSLPTVNQQNETGPRDPLLPLIKGQNSSTLNGHTDAVSTPALCSVSEGYGPMCSGPLVFTGDTQVEVDAETSLEEAEEALMIGDSSLRKELSLSLLACREGVYSSTLGEHPLTPHPPAERQANEDHSCAVFSVPPQSTQSETPTAAVEAVVTLEADEVPSQTSEEQVDAALPELSHEQPEESKPPTPQPDVAPNRSSPLTGTQVETVQSGMRCLKFDPRSPSQAIFKPQWLGVGFGTTGVRARGVQARGKTSMSSPLSTKNTATNENNNMVVRAKQRPREKVLIGDGRSPLQILREANSPRDRSSQMKLKVSTPEKQRFSQMDRRALIVSLNKENE, encoded by the exons ATGGGTGCCAGTGAAAGCAAGGTGTCTGTGGCATCAACCCCAAAGGTAGAGCCGAGCCAGCGGCCGAGAGCAAGGCGTGTAGCGAGCCTCGCAGACCCGCGGTCACCGTCCTGTGCGATCGACCGCACTCCTATACAG GTGGGCGTGGCTTACTCTCCTCTTCCTGTGGTGGAGTCAGTGGGGGCTGCGTTTGTTGACCCCCGCTCACCCACACCTGGCGTTACTCGAACACCAATAAAGG TGACTGTCACATCTCTTGCTCGGCGGCTGAGCACCTTCTTTCTCAATGACATCAAGTCTGGCAGTGACTCGGTTTCTTCGCTTCCTTCAGTCTCCTTCACCAAACACCCCAGTCTGCCCACTGTGAATCAGCAAAATGAGACGGGCCCAAGAGATCCTCTCCTTCCTCTAATAAAAGGCCAGAACTCCTCCACCCTCAATGGACACACAGATGCTGTGTCCACTCCTGCGCTGTGCTCCGTCTCAGAGGGCTACGGCCCCATGTGCAGCGGCCCTTTAGTGTTTACTGGAGACACGCAGGTGGAGGTGGATGCTGAGACCTCGCTGGAAGAGGCGGAGGAGGCTCTGATGATTGGTGATTCATCATTAAGAAAAGAGCTCAGTTTGAGTCTTCTTGCTTGTCGTGAAGGTGTTTACTCCTCTACTCTGGGGGAGCATCCTCTgactcctcatcctcctgctgagaGACAAGCGAATGAAGATCACTCCTGCGCAGTCTTCTCAGTCCCACCACAATCCACACAGTCTGAAACGCCCACAGCTGCTGTTGAAGCTGTCGTGACCTTGGAGGCAGATGAGGTCCCGTCCCAGACATCTGAAGAACAG GTGGACGCTGCTCTTCCAGAGTTGAGCCATGAGCAGCCAGAGGAGAGCAAACCTCCCACACCTCAACCTGATGTAGCCCCCAACAGATCCAGCCCATTGACTGGCACACAGGTTGAGACGGTCCAGTCCGGCATGCGTTGTCTGAAGTTTGACCCCCGTAGCCCAAGTCAGGCCATTTTTAAGCCCCAGTGGTTGGGTGTGGGCTTCGGGACCACTGGAGTCAGAGCGAGGGGGGTACAGGCACGTGGAAAAACATCCATGTCCTCACCACTCTCCACCAAAAACACAGCCacaaatgaaaataacaacatgGTTGTGCGTGCCAAACAGAGACCGAGAG AAAAAGTTCTGATTGGGGATGGCAGATCTCCTCTGCAGATCCTGAGAGAGGCAAATTCACCCAGAGACCGCAGCTCCCAG ATGAAGTTGAAAGTGTCCACCCCAGAAAAACAGAGATTCAGCCAGATGGACAGGAGAGCTCTGATTGTGTCACTCAATAAGGAGAACGAATGA